Below is a genomic region from Augochlora pura isolate Apur16 chromosome 2, APUR_v2.2.1, whole genome shotgun sequence.
ACCGTTCGAAATGATTGACGCAACATACTACGACACATTTTACTTTCTGCAACAtctgtacaatttattatacagcGTTGGCCGAACTGAAGCTCGAAATGTTTTTCACCGTGCGcgctttaatattattgtataaaaaaaatatatcgattcAGGGTGAAACGATCCACATTGTGCAACATTATTCTTAATGATTATGttgttgattttttttattttttacttatacttttatgttctttttacactctcccgcgcgcgcgccttcgAAACGATTCGCGTCCAAACGATAGCAATGATCAACGACAAGATACACGTCTCTGTGgttgttttttattaaattcacgaACCGGTGTCATAATTTTTCGGGAACACATCGACCTCTCTTGCACTGGAGGTGTGCACAGGAAATTagcgaaaattcaattcagcGAGAAAATTACTCAAATCTCACGTAGCGtacattgttaatattaactttcggTAACTGCTTATCGCGTgattaaactgcggattttatacgcTTGTAATGAAAATGTGTAGATCGAATGCTGAACAGTGAATTCATTATGgagaattttaaaacaattttatattattttaaagctggtataataattaacccctCAGCACGAGGGTTTTTATAAAGgaatctatattaatatatttatatggcAACAATATTATGTTAACGTTACAAAATGAACGTCGTAACTTTGCTATTGCTAAGATCATgcacattttatttcgcatacaAATCCGCAGCCTGCAGACTACCAATAATTTACCGCAGTTTGTGCTTCACGGTTtctcgaatgaatttttcaatcgcgaAGACAGGTGCGACAATCTCCTCCAGAGCGTTTACAATATAAAGGAACACACTCCGAGCGTGCCTTTCGACGTACAGTGGCTAATTCGAAGTAAAGCGTGACTAATACACCAAGAACCAATCAACATTTCCAATAGACTCCCTCCTCGGCGCAAGCAATTTTCCAATTCATTAGCCAAAGAGAAATTAAGCTGCGCAACAGAGCGCGATGCCGCCGCGCAGTTTGTCTCCCGGCGGCAGACAAATCGTCCGCCATTAACCAAAGTGAAAATTCCTGAAAACTGAGCGAGCGGTTCGGTATTTTCGGCAGTCCTACCGCCAAACAAACGACGACCGACCACCGCAAAACCCCGGGGCGGTCGCTCCCGCGTTTCGTAATCACATTACCCGCTGTCTCTCCTACGAGCTTCCCTTCGGCCATCGCTGTCGCTCGTATAACGCAGATATTCGCGGGACACCGTCGTTACCTAGGTCTGGATACATTAAGCGAAAGACGTACTTTAGTTATCAAGCATCAAAGGTTTCCTACGTGTGTTCTCGCTTCTCTGCCCCCCTCTCCTGACCAGGGGGGGGAGATCGACGAGCCGCGTCAAAGACCCGAGGGAATCTCTTTGGTAGTCTAGCATCTTGGCTGGTTTCGTGGCACGCTTTCGCGCAGCGGCTACACGAGTTCGGCAACGCCGTGATCCGAAATCCTTTATCCGGCTGCACTGGAACGGACAGGACTACGCCGGTTGTCACGAGAAAACAAGAAGGACCTCTCGATGCCCCGAGCCGGCTTACCGTCGGCGTCCGGGGGTGGGCGCGACGCGGCTCCGCGACGGCCGGGACAAGATCCGCGGAGCAAGCGGATCCTTCGAACCGACCTCGTCGAAAAAAACCGGTCACCGAAAACACAGAGAGTTAAAGAGGACACCGTCGGACGGCGGACAAATCGGGGACAGCTACCGCTGCTGGTCCAACGATCGGGCCGATCAATCCCGCGGATCCGAGCGATTAATTGAGTCGGCGGGCGACAGCGGCGTGTCTCTGGATCGGCAATCGGCGCGCGTGCGCGTTCCCGGTCGGAACTTCCTCGCCTAATGACGGCCGGTATCCGGACGATCGAGAGCGGACGCGTCCCCCATCCCGGATCACAGGAAGCTCTCGTTCGGCATGTTCGCGGCGACGTCGATCGCCTCGACCTCGCCCTGGTTGTCCAGCCGTTCCGCGACGTCCATCTCGCCGGCCTTGATCTCGTAGTTGTTGATCGGGTCGCCGTACTGGCTTTGATAGAACTCCTCGCGCATCATGTGGTTCAGGTTGCTGCAACGGAAGTAGAGGATCTCGCGGAACGGCTTCCGGAAGTCCCTGTTCAGGGTCGCGTAGATGATCGGGTTCAGGAGGCTGTTGCAGTAGCCCAGCCAGAGGAACAGGCTCGACAGGAACGCCGGGATCGCGTCCGGGTCGCTGAGGAACGGTCTGACCAGCGCAAGCACGAAGAACGGCAGCCAGCAGACGATGAACGCGCTCATTATGATGCCCAGCGTGGTGCTCGCCTTTCTCTCCTTCGCCAGGTGGAACCTCAGCTTCTTCTGGTGCGGCGAGTTCGTCACGCTGCAGGTGCTGTTCAAATGGTTCCGCACGATCGTCGACTTGGTCAACGGCGGCGTGATcggcgtcgtcgacgacgacagGATCGGCTTCTCCAGCTTCTGCAGCATCGGGCACTGCGACTCGTTGCTCTTCCGTGGACCGCCCGCGAAACAGCGCACCGCGTGGCCGCTGCACTgtaacagagagagaaaagaatagGAAGTTAGCTCGCTGTGTCTTTCCTTTGTCTTGATGgtctatcgatttttatttatttcgacgtctttgtgttttttatttgtctaTTATAGCGTTATGTAAATACTTGTATGCactcttaataatatttttagctaTGGCAACGATGGATGTAGCTGATactaaatgaagaaaaattgatttttacatcGAACGAGTGTTT
It encodes:
- the 5-ht7 gene encoding 5-hydroxytryptamine receptor 7, with protein sequence MLQKLEKPILSSSTTPITPPLTKSTIVRNHLNSTCSVTNSPHQKKLRFHLAKERKASTTLGIIMSAFIVCWLPFFVLALVRPFLSDPDAIPAFLSSLFLWLGYCNSLLNPIIYATLNRDFRKPFREILYFRCSNLNHMMREEFYQSQYGDPINNYEIKAGEMDVAERLDNQGEVEAIDVAANMPNESFL